One window of the Bubalus bubalis isolate 160015118507 breed Murrah chromosome 8, NDDB_SH_1, whole genome shotgun sequence genome contains the following:
- the WDR91 gene encoding WD repeat-containing protein 91 isoform X4, translating to MAEAVERTDEMVREYLLFRGFTHTLRQLDAEIKADKEKGFRTNRSDKAQEFFAKQASELQNQAEWKDWFVLPFLPSPDTNPTFATYFSRQWADTFIVSLHNFLSVLFQCMPVPVILNFDAECQRTNQVQEENEVLRQKLFALQAEIHRLKKEEQQPEEEEALVQHKLPPYVSNMDRLGDSELAMVCSQRNASLSQSPRVGFLSSLLPQSKKSPSRLSPAQGPSQTQSSAKKESFGSQTAKGREPASAPKDGKSLFGGLAPGESSWSQHRQRRLQDHGKERKELLSMTLQCAEKKPEAGGPEAEPCPEPHVEVLETLTRVPTAGPEGGGVRPEQPFIVLGQEEYGEHHSSIMHCRVDCSGRRVASLDVDGVIKVWSFNPIMQTKASSISKSPLLSLEWATKRDRLLLLGSGVGTVRLYDTEAKKNLCEININDDMPRILSLACSPSGASFVCSAAASSLTAHVDVLAPDIGSRGTNQVPGRLLLWDTKTMKQQLQFSLDPEPIAINCTAFNHNGNLLVTGAADGVIRLFDMQQHECAMSWKAHCGEVYSVEFSYDENTVYSIGEDGKFIQWNIHKSGLKVSEYGLPADATGPFVLSGYSGYKQVQVPRGRLFAFDSEGNYMLTCSATGGVIYKLGGDDKVLESCVSLGGHRAPVVTVDWSTAMDCGTCLTASMDGKIKLTTLLAHKV from the exons ATGGCGGAGGCCGTGGAACGCACTGACGAGATGGTCCGAGAGTACCTGCTCTTCCGCGGCTTCACGCACACTCTGCGGCAGCTGGACGCCGAGATCAAGGCGGATAAGGAGAAGGGCTTCCGG ACAAACAGAAGTGACAAGGCTCAGGAGTTCTTTGCAAAGCAGGCCTCGGAGCTCCAGAACCAGGCTGAGTGGAAGGATTGGTTTGTCCTGCCCTTCCTGCCATCCCCAGACACCAACCCCACCTTCGCCACCTACTTTTCGCGCCAGTGGGCCGACACCTTCATCGTGTCCCTGCACAACTTCCTGAGTGTCCTGTTTCAGTGCATGC CAGTTCCTGTAATCCTGAACTTTGATGCGGAGTGCCAGAGGACCAACCAGGTTCAAGAAGAGAATGAAGTTCTGCGCCAGAAG CTGTTTGCACTGCAAGCCGAAATCCACCGACTGAAGAAAGAGGAGCAACAGCCAGAGGAGGAAGAGGCCTTAGTCCAGCACAAATTGCCTCCTTATGTCTCCAACATGGACCGCCTGGGAGACTCAGAACT AGCCATGGTGTGCAGCCAGAGGAACGCCTCCCTCTCCCAGTCGCCGCGCGTGGGCTTCCTGTCCTCGCTGCTGCCTCAGAGTAAGAAGAGCCCCTCAAGGTTGTCGCCTGCCCAGGGCCCCTCTCAGACTCAGAGCTCGGCCAAGAAGGAGTCCTTCGGCAGCCAG ACCGCCAAGGGCAGGGAGCCGGCCAGCGCGCCCAAGGACGGGAAGAGCCTCTTCGGCGGGCTGGCCCCTGGGGAGTCCAGCTGGTCGCAGCACCGGCAGCGGCGCCTGCAGGACCACGGCAAGGAACGGAAGGAGCTCCTCTCCATGACTTTGCAG TGTGCGGAGAAGAAGCCCGAAGCTGGTGGCCCAGAGGCAGAGCCCTGCCCGGAGCCCCATGTGGAGGTGCTGGAGACGCTGACGCGGGTGCCCACTGCCGGCCCTGAGGGTGGGGGGGTCCGCCCCGAGCAGCCGTTCATCGtgctggggcaggaggagtacGGGGAGCACCACTCTTCCAtcatgcactgcag GGTGGACTGCTCAGGGAGAAGGGTCGCCAGCTTGGATGTGGATGGGGTCATCAAAGTGTGGTCCTTCAACCCCATCATGCAGACTAAGGCGTCCTCTATCTCCAAGTCACCGCTGCTCTCTTTAGAATGGGCCACCAAGCGGGACAGGCTG CTGTTGCTGGGCAGTGGTGTGGGGACAGTGCGCCTCTACGACACGGAAGCCAAGAAGAACCTCTGTGAAATCAACATCAATGATGATATGCCCAG GATCCTGTCTCTCGCGTGCAGCCCCAGCGGGGCCTCTTTCGTCTGCTCGGCTGCAGCTTCGAGCCTCACTGCCCACGTGGACGTGTTGGCACCAGACATTGGCAGCAGGGGCACCAACCAGGTTCCGGGCAGGCTGCTGCTCTGGGACACGAAGACCATGAAGCAGCAG CTCCAGTTCTCCCTGGATCCGGAGCCCATCGCCATCAACTGTACGGCCTTCAATCACAATGGGAACCTGCTGGTCACGGGGGCAGCTGACGGCGTCATCCGGCTGTTTG ACATGCAGCAGCACGAGTGTGCTATGAGCTGGAAGGCCCACTGCGGGGAGGTCTACTCCGTGGAGTTCAGCTACGATGAGAACACTGTGTACAGCATCGGCGAGGACGGGAAG TTCATCCAGTGGAACATCCACAAGAGCGGCCTGAAGGTGTCCGAGTACGGCCTGCCCGCCGACGCCACGGGCCCCTTCGTGCTGTCCGGCTACAGCGGCTACAAGCAGGTCCAGGTGCCCCGGGGCCGACTCTTCGCTTTCGACTCGGAGGGCAATTACATGCTGACGTGTTCTGCCACGGGGGGTGTCATCTACAAG
- the WDR91 gene encoding WD repeat-containing protein 91 isoform X1 — protein sequence MAEAVERTDEMVREYLLFRGFTHTLRQLDAEIKADKEKGFRVDKIVDQLQQLMQVYDLAALRDYWNYLERRLFSRLEDVYRPTINKLKTSLFRFYLVYTIQTNRSDKAQEFFAKQASELQNQAEWKDWFVLPFLPSPDTNPTFATYFSRQWADTFIVSLHNFLSVLFQCMPVPVILNFDAECQRTNQVQEENEVLRQKLFALQAEIHRLKKEEQQPEEEEALVQHKLPPYVSNMDRLGDSELAMVCSQRNASLSQSPRVGFLSSLLPQSKKSPSRLSPAQGPSQTQSSAKKESFGSQTAKGREPASAPKDGKSLFGGLAPGESSWSQHRQRRLQDHGKERKELLSMTLQCAEKKPEAGGPEAEPCPEPHVEVLETLTRVPTAGPEGGGVRPEQPFIVLGQEEYGEHHSSIMHCRVDCSGRRVASLDVDGVIKVWSFNPIMQTKASSISKSPLLSLEWATKRDRLLLLGSGVGTVRLYDTEAKKNLCEININDDMPRILSLACSPSGASFVCSAAASSLTAHVDVLAPDIGSRGTNQVPGRLLLWDTKTMKQQLQFSLDPEPIAINCTAFNHNGNLLVTGAADGVIRLFDMQQHECAMSWKAHCGEVYSVEFSYDENTVYSIGEDGKFIQWNIHKSGLKVSEYGLPADATGPFVLSGYSGYKQVQVPRGRLFAFDSEGNYMLTCSATGGVIYKLGGDDKVLESCVSLGGHRAPVVTVDWSTAMDCGTCLTASMDGKIKLTTLLAHKV from the exons ATGGCGGAGGCCGTGGAACGCACTGACGAGATGGTCCGAGAGTACCTGCTCTTCCGCGGCTTCACGCACACTCTGCGGCAGCTGGACGCCGAGATCAAGGCGGATAAGGAGAAGGGCTTCCGG GTGGACAAGATTGTGGACCAGCTGCAGCAATTAATGCAGGTGTATGACCTGGCTGCTCTTCGGGATTACTGGAACTACCTGGAGCGGCGGCTCTTTAGCCGCTTGGAGGACGTGTACAGACCCACCATCAACAAGCTGAAAACCAGCCTGTTCCGCTTTTATCTCGTCTACACAATCCAG ACAAACAGAAGTGACAAGGCTCAGGAGTTCTTTGCAAAGCAGGCCTCGGAGCTCCAGAACCAGGCTGAGTGGAAGGATTGGTTTGTCCTGCCCTTCCTGCCATCCCCAGACACCAACCCCACCTTCGCCACCTACTTTTCGCGCCAGTGGGCCGACACCTTCATCGTGTCCCTGCACAACTTCCTGAGTGTCCTGTTTCAGTGCATGC CAGTTCCTGTAATCCTGAACTTTGATGCGGAGTGCCAGAGGACCAACCAGGTTCAAGAAGAGAATGAAGTTCTGCGCCAGAAG CTGTTTGCACTGCAAGCCGAAATCCACCGACTGAAGAAAGAGGAGCAACAGCCAGAGGAGGAAGAGGCCTTAGTCCAGCACAAATTGCCTCCTTATGTCTCCAACATGGACCGCCTGGGAGACTCAGAACT AGCCATGGTGTGCAGCCAGAGGAACGCCTCCCTCTCCCAGTCGCCGCGCGTGGGCTTCCTGTCCTCGCTGCTGCCTCAGAGTAAGAAGAGCCCCTCAAGGTTGTCGCCTGCCCAGGGCCCCTCTCAGACTCAGAGCTCGGCCAAGAAGGAGTCCTTCGGCAGCCAG ACCGCCAAGGGCAGGGAGCCGGCCAGCGCGCCCAAGGACGGGAAGAGCCTCTTCGGCGGGCTGGCCCCTGGGGAGTCCAGCTGGTCGCAGCACCGGCAGCGGCGCCTGCAGGACCACGGCAAGGAACGGAAGGAGCTCCTCTCCATGACTTTGCAG TGTGCGGAGAAGAAGCCCGAAGCTGGTGGCCCAGAGGCAGAGCCCTGCCCGGAGCCCCATGTGGAGGTGCTGGAGACGCTGACGCGGGTGCCCACTGCCGGCCCTGAGGGTGGGGGGGTCCGCCCCGAGCAGCCGTTCATCGtgctggggcaggaggagtacGGGGAGCACCACTCTTCCAtcatgcactgcag GGTGGACTGCTCAGGGAGAAGGGTCGCCAGCTTGGATGTGGATGGGGTCATCAAAGTGTGGTCCTTCAACCCCATCATGCAGACTAAGGCGTCCTCTATCTCCAAGTCACCGCTGCTCTCTTTAGAATGGGCCACCAAGCGGGACAGGCTG CTGTTGCTGGGCAGTGGTGTGGGGACAGTGCGCCTCTACGACACGGAAGCCAAGAAGAACCTCTGTGAAATCAACATCAATGATGATATGCCCAG GATCCTGTCTCTCGCGTGCAGCCCCAGCGGGGCCTCTTTCGTCTGCTCGGCTGCAGCTTCGAGCCTCACTGCCCACGTGGACGTGTTGGCACCAGACATTGGCAGCAGGGGCACCAACCAGGTTCCGGGCAGGCTGCTGCTCTGGGACACGAAGACCATGAAGCAGCAG CTCCAGTTCTCCCTGGATCCGGAGCCCATCGCCATCAACTGTACGGCCTTCAATCACAATGGGAACCTGCTGGTCACGGGGGCAGCTGACGGCGTCATCCGGCTGTTTG ACATGCAGCAGCACGAGTGTGCTATGAGCTGGAAGGCCCACTGCGGGGAGGTCTACTCCGTGGAGTTCAGCTACGATGAGAACACTGTGTACAGCATCGGCGAGGACGGGAAG TTCATCCAGTGGAACATCCACAAGAGCGGCCTGAAGGTGTCCGAGTACGGCCTGCCCGCCGACGCCACGGGCCCCTTCGTGCTGTCCGGCTACAGCGGCTACAAGCAGGTCCAGGTGCCCCGGGGCCGACTCTTCGCTTTCGACTCGGAGGGCAATTACATGCTGACGTGTTCTGCCACGGGGGGTGTCATCTACAAG
- the WDR91 gene encoding WD repeat-containing protein 91 isoform X3, whose amino-acid sequence MQVYDLAALRDYWNYLERRLFSRLEDVYRPTINKLKTSLFRFYLVYTIQTNRSDKAQEFFAKQASELQNQAEWKDWFVLPFLPSPDTNPTFATYFSRQWADTFIVSLHNFLSVLFQCMPVPVILNFDAECQRTNQVQEENEVLRQKLFALQAEIHRLKKEEQQPEEEEALVQHKLPPYVSNMDRLGDSELAMVCSQRNASLSQSPRVGFLSSLLPQSKKSPSRLSPAQGPSQTQSSAKKESFGSQTAKGREPASAPKDGKSLFGGLAPGESSWSQHRQRRLQDHGKERKELLSMTLQCAEKKPEAGGPEAEPCPEPHVEVLETLTRVPTAGPEGGGVRPEQPFIVLGQEEYGEHHSSIMHCRVDCSGRRVASLDVDGVIKVWSFNPIMQTKASSISKSPLLSLEWATKRDRLLLLGSGVGTVRLYDTEAKKNLCEININDDMPRILSLACSPSGASFVCSAAASSLTAHVDVLAPDIGSRGTNQVPGRLLLWDTKTMKQQLQFSLDPEPIAINCTAFNHNGNLLVTGAADGVIRLFDMQQHECAMSWKAHCGEVYSVEFSYDENTVYSIGEDGKFIQWNIHKSGLKVSEYGLPADATGPFVLSGYSGYKQVQVPRGRLFAFDSEGNYMLTCSATGGVIYKLGGDDKVLESCVSLGGHRAPVVTVDWSTAMDCGTCLTASMDGKIKLTTLLAHKV is encoded by the exons ATGCAGGTGTATGACCTGGCTGCTCTTCGGGATTACTGGAACTACCTGGAGCGGCGGCTCTTTAGCCGCTTGGAGGACGTGTACAGACCCACCATCAACAAGCTGAAAACCAGCCTGTTCCGCTTTTATCTCGTCTACACAATCCAG ACAAACAGAAGTGACAAGGCTCAGGAGTTCTTTGCAAAGCAGGCCTCGGAGCTCCAGAACCAGGCTGAGTGGAAGGATTGGTTTGTCCTGCCCTTCCTGCCATCCCCAGACACCAACCCCACCTTCGCCACCTACTTTTCGCGCCAGTGGGCCGACACCTTCATCGTGTCCCTGCACAACTTCCTGAGTGTCCTGTTTCAGTGCATGC CAGTTCCTGTAATCCTGAACTTTGATGCGGAGTGCCAGAGGACCAACCAGGTTCAAGAAGAGAATGAAGTTCTGCGCCAGAAG CTGTTTGCACTGCAAGCCGAAATCCACCGACTGAAGAAAGAGGAGCAACAGCCAGAGGAGGAAGAGGCCTTAGTCCAGCACAAATTGCCTCCTTATGTCTCCAACATGGACCGCCTGGGAGACTCAGAACT AGCCATGGTGTGCAGCCAGAGGAACGCCTCCCTCTCCCAGTCGCCGCGCGTGGGCTTCCTGTCCTCGCTGCTGCCTCAGAGTAAGAAGAGCCCCTCAAGGTTGTCGCCTGCCCAGGGCCCCTCTCAGACTCAGAGCTCGGCCAAGAAGGAGTCCTTCGGCAGCCAG ACCGCCAAGGGCAGGGAGCCGGCCAGCGCGCCCAAGGACGGGAAGAGCCTCTTCGGCGGGCTGGCCCCTGGGGAGTCCAGCTGGTCGCAGCACCGGCAGCGGCGCCTGCAGGACCACGGCAAGGAACGGAAGGAGCTCCTCTCCATGACTTTGCAG TGTGCGGAGAAGAAGCCCGAAGCTGGTGGCCCAGAGGCAGAGCCCTGCCCGGAGCCCCATGTGGAGGTGCTGGAGACGCTGACGCGGGTGCCCACTGCCGGCCCTGAGGGTGGGGGGGTCCGCCCCGAGCAGCCGTTCATCGtgctggggcaggaggagtacGGGGAGCACCACTCTTCCAtcatgcactgcag GGTGGACTGCTCAGGGAGAAGGGTCGCCAGCTTGGATGTGGATGGGGTCATCAAAGTGTGGTCCTTCAACCCCATCATGCAGACTAAGGCGTCCTCTATCTCCAAGTCACCGCTGCTCTCTTTAGAATGGGCCACCAAGCGGGACAGGCTG CTGTTGCTGGGCAGTGGTGTGGGGACAGTGCGCCTCTACGACACGGAAGCCAAGAAGAACCTCTGTGAAATCAACATCAATGATGATATGCCCAG GATCCTGTCTCTCGCGTGCAGCCCCAGCGGGGCCTCTTTCGTCTGCTCGGCTGCAGCTTCGAGCCTCACTGCCCACGTGGACGTGTTGGCACCAGACATTGGCAGCAGGGGCACCAACCAGGTTCCGGGCAGGCTGCTGCTCTGGGACACGAAGACCATGAAGCAGCAG CTCCAGTTCTCCCTGGATCCGGAGCCCATCGCCATCAACTGTACGGCCTTCAATCACAATGGGAACCTGCTGGTCACGGGGGCAGCTGACGGCGTCATCCGGCTGTTTG ACATGCAGCAGCACGAGTGTGCTATGAGCTGGAAGGCCCACTGCGGGGAGGTCTACTCCGTGGAGTTCAGCTACGATGAGAACACTGTGTACAGCATCGGCGAGGACGGGAAG TTCATCCAGTGGAACATCCACAAGAGCGGCCTGAAGGTGTCCGAGTACGGCCTGCCCGCCGACGCCACGGGCCCCTTCGTGCTGTCCGGCTACAGCGGCTACAAGCAGGTCCAGGTGCCCCGGGGCCGACTCTTCGCTTTCGACTCGGAGGGCAATTACATGCTGACGTGTTCTGCCACGGGGGGTGTCATCTACAAG
- the WDR91 gene encoding WD repeat-containing protein 91 isoform X2 yields MSAGFTWRWQVDKIVDQLQQLMQVYDLAALRDYWNYLERRLFSRLEDVYRPTINKLKTSLFRFYLVYTIQTNRSDKAQEFFAKQASELQNQAEWKDWFVLPFLPSPDTNPTFATYFSRQWADTFIVSLHNFLSVLFQCMPVPVILNFDAECQRTNQVQEENEVLRQKLFALQAEIHRLKKEEQQPEEEEALVQHKLPPYVSNMDRLGDSELAMVCSQRNASLSQSPRVGFLSSLLPQSKKSPSRLSPAQGPSQTQSSAKKESFGSQTAKGREPASAPKDGKSLFGGLAPGESSWSQHRQRRLQDHGKERKELLSMTLQCAEKKPEAGGPEAEPCPEPHVEVLETLTRVPTAGPEGGGVRPEQPFIVLGQEEYGEHHSSIMHCRVDCSGRRVASLDVDGVIKVWSFNPIMQTKASSISKSPLLSLEWATKRDRLLLLGSGVGTVRLYDTEAKKNLCEININDDMPRILSLACSPSGASFVCSAAASSLTAHVDVLAPDIGSRGTNQVPGRLLLWDTKTMKQQLQFSLDPEPIAINCTAFNHNGNLLVTGAADGVIRLFDMQQHECAMSWKAHCGEVYSVEFSYDENTVYSIGEDGKFIQWNIHKSGLKVSEYGLPADATGPFVLSGYSGYKQVQVPRGRLFAFDSEGNYMLTCSATGGVIYKLGGDDKVLESCVSLGGHRAPVVTVDWSTAMDCGTCLTASMDGKIKLTTLLAHKV; encoded by the exons ATGTCTGCTGGCTTCACTTGGCGTTGGCAG GTGGACAAGATTGTGGACCAGCTGCAGCAATTAATGCAGGTGTATGACCTGGCTGCTCTTCGGGATTACTGGAACTACCTGGAGCGGCGGCTCTTTAGCCGCTTGGAGGACGTGTACAGACCCACCATCAACAAGCTGAAAACCAGCCTGTTCCGCTTTTATCTCGTCTACACAATCCAG ACAAACAGAAGTGACAAGGCTCAGGAGTTCTTTGCAAAGCAGGCCTCGGAGCTCCAGAACCAGGCTGAGTGGAAGGATTGGTTTGTCCTGCCCTTCCTGCCATCCCCAGACACCAACCCCACCTTCGCCACCTACTTTTCGCGCCAGTGGGCCGACACCTTCATCGTGTCCCTGCACAACTTCCTGAGTGTCCTGTTTCAGTGCATGC CAGTTCCTGTAATCCTGAACTTTGATGCGGAGTGCCAGAGGACCAACCAGGTTCAAGAAGAGAATGAAGTTCTGCGCCAGAAG CTGTTTGCACTGCAAGCCGAAATCCACCGACTGAAGAAAGAGGAGCAACAGCCAGAGGAGGAAGAGGCCTTAGTCCAGCACAAATTGCCTCCTTATGTCTCCAACATGGACCGCCTGGGAGACTCAGAACT AGCCATGGTGTGCAGCCAGAGGAACGCCTCCCTCTCCCAGTCGCCGCGCGTGGGCTTCCTGTCCTCGCTGCTGCCTCAGAGTAAGAAGAGCCCCTCAAGGTTGTCGCCTGCCCAGGGCCCCTCTCAGACTCAGAGCTCGGCCAAGAAGGAGTCCTTCGGCAGCCAG ACCGCCAAGGGCAGGGAGCCGGCCAGCGCGCCCAAGGACGGGAAGAGCCTCTTCGGCGGGCTGGCCCCTGGGGAGTCCAGCTGGTCGCAGCACCGGCAGCGGCGCCTGCAGGACCACGGCAAGGAACGGAAGGAGCTCCTCTCCATGACTTTGCAG TGTGCGGAGAAGAAGCCCGAAGCTGGTGGCCCAGAGGCAGAGCCCTGCCCGGAGCCCCATGTGGAGGTGCTGGAGACGCTGACGCGGGTGCCCACTGCCGGCCCTGAGGGTGGGGGGGTCCGCCCCGAGCAGCCGTTCATCGtgctggggcaggaggagtacGGGGAGCACCACTCTTCCAtcatgcactgcag GGTGGACTGCTCAGGGAGAAGGGTCGCCAGCTTGGATGTGGATGGGGTCATCAAAGTGTGGTCCTTCAACCCCATCATGCAGACTAAGGCGTCCTCTATCTCCAAGTCACCGCTGCTCTCTTTAGAATGGGCCACCAAGCGGGACAGGCTG CTGTTGCTGGGCAGTGGTGTGGGGACAGTGCGCCTCTACGACACGGAAGCCAAGAAGAACCTCTGTGAAATCAACATCAATGATGATATGCCCAG GATCCTGTCTCTCGCGTGCAGCCCCAGCGGGGCCTCTTTCGTCTGCTCGGCTGCAGCTTCGAGCCTCACTGCCCACGTGGACGTGTTGGCACCAGACATTGGCAGCAGGGGCACCAACCAGGTTCCGGGCAGGCTGCTGCTCTGGGACACGAAGACCATGAAGCAGCAG CTCCAGTTCTCCCTGGATCCGGAGCCCATCGCCATCAACTGTACGGCCTTCAATCACAATGGGAACCTGCTGGTCACGGGGGCAGCTGACGGCGTCATCCGGCTGTTTG ACATGCAGCAGCACGAGTGTGCTATGAGCTGGAAGGCCCACTGCGGGGAGGTCTACTCCGTGGAGTTCAGCTACGATGAGAACACTGTGTACAGCATCGGCGAGGACGGGAAG TTCATCCAGTGGAACATCCACAAGAGCGGCCTGAAGGTGTCCGAGTACGGCCTGCCCGCCGACGCCACGGGCCCCTTCGTGCTGTCCGGCTACAGCGGCTACAAGCAGGTCCAGGTGCCCCGGGGCCGACTCTTCGCTTTCGACTCGGAGGGCAATTACATGCTGACGTGTTCTGCCACGGGGGGTGTCATCTACAAG